One Panicum virgatum strain AP13 chromosome 9K, P.virgatum_v5, whole genome shotgun sequence genomic region harbors:
- the LOC120650722 gene encoding F-box/LRR-repeat protein At2g43260-like, producing the protein MKLIQSQTDEAWFDILNWLPARSVCELSLVCWEWRAMIMSDHFIQSHVIYANLNKSPRIMFILDPRFGEYMDLEKFTGVHKPILWGLDFVCSQPCHGLNVGSYSFWDFICNLVVGYCEHIEFDDNDGTFFGGRIGLGYNLEINKHVVVHITYKQKDLETRYYELQCKVRYLDDKLWRPLDPPPRPVASVSPTFVDGKIYWMVEQNLGPVSARSEILAFDVKSDEFDVLQGPPCNNDCGRTTILQLQVALCVACSDPSTNSIGIWMRMMKDCGSWLMEYHIELSEFFPDYLSGNTTPLAVDPKDGRILLHGGWSLGYYDPKTAIIETIYTVDISGHCCKLFPIICHESLICLLCPF; encoded by the coding sequence atgaaGCTTATCCAATCACAAACAGATGAAGCTTGGTTCGACATCCTCAATTGGTTACCAGCCCGCTCTGTTTGTGAGTTGAGCTTGGTCTGTTGGGAGTGGCGTGCAATGATCATGTCAGATCACTTTATCCAATCACATGTTATTTATGCAAACTTGAATAAGAGCCCTCGGATCATGTTCATCTTGGATCCCCGCTTTGGTGAGTACATGGATTTGGAGAAATTCACTGGTGTACATAAACCAATCTTATGGGGTTTGGATTTTGTATGTTCCCAGCCTTGCCACGGACTTAATGTGGGGAGCTACAGTTTCTGGGATTTCATATGCAATCTTGTCGTAGGTTATTGTGAGCATATAGAATTTGATGATAATGATGGCACATTCTTTGGCGGTCGCATTGGATTGGGGTACAACTTGGAGATTAACAAACATGTTGTTGTGCATATTACATACAAACAGAAGGACCTGGAAACTAGATACTATGAACTGCAATGCAAAGTGCGATATTTGGATGACAAGCTATGGCGTCCACTAGACCCTCCTCCCAGACCAGTGGCTTCCGTGTCACCCACTTTCGTTGATGGCAAGATCTACTGGATGGTAGAGCAAAATCTTGGGCCAGTTTCTGCAAGAAGTGAAATCTTGGCTTTTGATGTCAAGTCAGATGAATTTGACGTCCTGCAAGGTCCACCATGCAACAATGACTGTGGGCGTACGACCATCCTCCAGCTTCAAGTTGCTCTTTGTGTGGCTTGTTCAGATCCAAGCACGAACTCAATTGGTATATGGATGAGGATGATGAAAGATTGTGGCAGTTGGCTAATGGAGTATCATATAGAGCTCAGTGAATTCTTTCCAGATTATTTGTCAGGTAACACTACACCATTGGCTGTTGATCCAAAGGATGGCCGGATTTTGCTCCATGGAGGTTGGTCACTGGGCTACTATGACCCCAAGACGGCAATAATTGAAACGATCTACACTGTGGATATCTCAGGGCATTGCTGCAAGTTGTTTCCTATTATCTGCCATGAAAGTTTAATCTGCCTGCTTTGTCCATTCTAA
- the LOC120650715 gene encoding pentatricopeptide repeat-containing protein At1g62680, mitochondrial-like: MFLRQLQRQARRQCAPHPPRDLPGLLHLFHSPSIVPPEASTTPPRRSPPVRVQGSPCSSSGPLGSCFRIDVVDSDLWPASLGFLPEPAPGSEFTDDFQQHEGDEIHDSDDEIDDMRHRKKLFYKLDRGSREFEENSVPLRRSRKREKANTKNSKECMNVEPIKPVSANVPKLKAKRSARDDSIVEVKRERVPTFNQMTDPYHHPFCLDIHVTKGSVRACFVHRVTSRVVAVAHSISKDMKFDLGSRKGKGLKACAAVGAVLAKRAIEDDIHNAVYTPRKGDRIEGKIEVVLRAIIDNGVDVKVKLKQRKPIKAIAAPITHPAGEPPPRPALHTDGVKSSKSTQPPCANPTQNPSHGPSPCRSPRCSRTSRPAATAAWWSSRAAAHRVLRRLLRTAPLPPLPHLVSLARWSRAHFRAPLPLPLHALLLVRLASRGGGGGHYPLLRSELHDLAVARLHSPASILRALSGLSPSAPLIADMLVLALARDRQPLAAYEAFVLAGAEYPRHRPSAFSVTALLAALVHADRVDLAERTFKAELRRRLSPDVITFNTVISGLCKIGQLRKAGDVVKDMRAWGLAPSVVTYNTLIDGYFKSRQAGKMYHVDVLLKEMIDAGLSLNVVTFNLLINGYCKESNITAAVKVFEEMKQHGIAANVVTYISLVSGLCGEGKVEEGMKLVKETEELGLACPVPILNCVLNGFCKNGMMVEAEDWIDGMEQSDMKPNVITYSTLVNGYRRLGKMEEAVAVKEAGKGISPNINIYNCLLAGFTSSWDWSSVSSLLDEMKEKGVKADVVTYNVLIGALCCKGEVWKAVKLLDEMSEVGLEPKHLTYNTIIEGFCEKGDYKAAHEIRSRMNRCKKRANVATYNVFLKYFCKMGKMEEANELLNEMLEKGLVPNRATYKIINAGMVEKGFVPDIRGFAADISKSLTSS, from the exons ATGTTCCTTCGGCAGCTGCAGCGCCAAGCGCGGCGGCAGTGCGCACCCCATCCGCCTCGGGATCTCCCCGGCCTCCTTCACCTCTTCCACTCGCCGTCCATCGTCCCTCCTGAAGCCTCGACCACGCCCCCGCGCCGGTCTCCACCTGTGCGAGTACAAGGCTCGCCTTGCTCCAGTTCTGGCCCCCTTGGCTCCTGCTTCCGCATTGATGTGGTCGACTCCGACCTATGGCCCGCGTCCCTGGGTTTTCTGCCGGAGCCTGCACCTGGCAGCGAGTTCACAGATGACTTTCAGCAACACGAGGGTGATGAGATACATGATTCGGATGACGAGATCGATGACATGAGGCACCGCAAGAAGCTGTTCTACAAGCTGGACAGGGGCTCGCGGGAGTTTGAGGAGAATAGCGTGCCCTTGCGTCGCAGCAGAAAGAGGGAGAAAGCCAACACCAAGAATTCAAAGGAATGCATGAACGTGGAGCCTATCAAGCCTGTTTCTGCCAATGTTCCAAAGCTGAAGGCAAAGCGTTCAGCACGCGACGACAGCATAGTTGAGGTGAAGCGGGAACGGGTGCCAACGTTCAACCAGATGACCGATCCTTACCACCACCCTTTCTGCCTTGATATACATGTCACCAAAGGGTCAGTGCGTGCTTGCTTCGTGCACCGAGTGACCAGCAGGGTGGTGGCTGTTGCACACTCCATATCAAAGGATATGAAGTTTGATCTGGGTTCAAGGAAGGGTAAGGGTTTGAAGGCCTGTGCGGCTGTTGGTGCCGTGCTTGCGAAGCGTGCCATAGAGGATGATATTCACAATGCAGTGTATACACCAAGGAAAGGAGATAGGATTGAAGGAAAAATTGAGGTTGTGTTGCGTGCAATAATTGATAATGGAGTTGATGTGAAGGTGAAACTGAAGCAAAGAAAGCCAATAAAG GCGATCGCCGCCCCCATCACCCACCCTGCCGGAGAGCCTCCGCCTCGGCCTGCCCTCCACACGGACGGGGTGAAATCGAGCAAATCCACCCAGCCCCCGTGTGCAAATCCCACCCAAAACCCCTCTCACGGTCCATCCCCATGCCGCTCGCCACGCTGCTCGCGCACCTCACGGCCGGCCGCTACGGccgcgtggtggagctcacgggcggcggcgcaccgcgtcctgcgccgcctcctccgcaccGCGCCGCTGCCCCCTCTCCCGCACCTCGTCTCCCTCGCGCGGTGGTCGCGGGCCCACTTCCGCgcgccgctcccgctcccgctgcacgccctcctcctcgtccgcctcgcctcccgcggcggcggcggcggccactacCCGCTCCTTCGCTCCGAACTGCACGACCTCGCGGTCGCGCGCCTCCACTCCCCGGCTTCCATCCTCCGCGCCCTCTCCGGCTTGTCCCCGTCCGCGCCGCTCATCGCCGACATGCTCGTCCTCGCGCTCGCCCGGGATCGCCAGCCGCTGGCCGCATACGAGGCATTCGTCCTCGCGGGCGCCGAATacccgcgccaccgcccctcGGCCTTCTCCGTCACCGCCTTGCTGGCCGCCCTCGTCCACGCCGATCGGGTCGACCTCGCCGAGAGGACGTTCAaggcggagctgcggcggcgcttgTCGCCGGACGTGATCACCTTCAACACCGTCATCTCCGGGCTCTGCAAGATCGGTCAGCTTCGCAAGGCCGGCGACGTCGTCAAGGACATGAGGGCATGGGGGCTGGCGCCCTCAGTGGTCACGTACAACACTCTCATCGACGGGTACTTCAAGTCCCGTCAAGCGGGGAAGATGTATCATGTCGATGTGCTGTTGAAAGAGATGATCGATGCCGGCCTTTCTCTGAATGTGGTTACATTCAATTTGTTGATTAATGGGTATTGTAAGGAATCCAACATTACAGCTGCAGTGAAGGTCTTCGAGGAGATGAAGCAGCACGGGATTGCCGCGAATGTGGTGACATACATTTCACTTGTTTCCGGGCTCTGCGGTgaggggaaggtggaggaaggCATGAAGCTGGTGAAAGAGACGGAGGAGCTGGGGTTGGCATGCCCTGTGCCTATCCTGAACTGTGTGCTGAATGGGTTTTGCAAGAATGGCATGATGGTGGAAGCTGAGGACTGGATTGATGGTATGGAACAGAGTGACATGAAACCCAATGTGATTACTTACAGTACCTTGGTCAATGGATACCGCCGTCTGGGAAAgatggaggaggcggtggcagtGAAGGAGGCAGGGAAAGGGATTAGTCCAAATATTAACATATATAATTGCTTGTTAGCAGGGTTTACGAGTAGTTGGGATTGGAGCAGTGTTTCAAGCCTTCTCGATGAGATGAAGGAGAAAGGTGTGAAAGCAGATGTTGTCACTTATAATGTGCTTATTGGCGCGCTTTGTTGCAAAGGTGAGGTCTGGAAAGCAGTAAAGCTCTTGGATGAGATGTCAGAGGTTGGTTTGGAGCCAAAACATCTGACCTACAATACCATTATAGAAGGGTTTTGTGAGAAGGGGGACTATAAAGCTGCCCATGAAATTAGGAGTAGGATGAACAGATGTAAGAAACGGGCGAATGTGGCCACATATAATGTGTTTCTCAAGTACTTCTGCAAGATGGGCAAGATGGAGGAGGCTAATGAGCTCCTGAATGAAATGTTGGAGAAAGGTCTAGTTCCAAATAGGGCCACTTATAAAATAATCAATGCAGGCATGGTAGAAAAAGGCTTTGTGCCTGATATAAGAGGATTTGCAGCAGATATTTCTAAGAGCTTGACATCTTCCTGA